The DNA sequence GCAGGGCCGAAAGATGCAGATCGGCATCCGGCAGGAGCAGGTCGAACAGCGCCCGATCGCCAGCGGCAATGTCGACGATCACCACCTCATTTGCACTGCCGTTGCAAAGCTCTTGCACGGCCGCCGCAGTGTCGGCCGGGTCGCGCTGCTCGTCATAGCCGTCGATCAGGTTGACGTCGGCGATAGCCAGCGGTTCGCGGGTGGCTGTAAGGAAGCCGGGCAGGAACTGGTTCGGCAGCAGCCCGAAATGGAGCTTGAGCGAATCCTGCCCGGTCAAATCCACAGCGGTGACGCGGCGGCCCCGGCGTGCGGCGCCCAGCGCCAGCTGCGCGGCAAGGAAGGTCGTCCCGACGCCGCCCTTGGCAGCATGACAGAGAATGACGGTCATCCGCGCTCTCCCCCCAGCCGATTGAAGAAGGAACGAAGGTCGACCACCTCCGTCTGCCCGCCTTTCGCCGCGCTATCGTCAGCCGGTTCCGCTTCGGGCGCGGGTTGCGACCCGTAGGCGGACAGCAGTGAAGACAATTGCTGCTCCAGCGGGTGGCCTTCGGGCACCGGCACGCTTGCCGGTGCGGCTTCGGCCGCCACCGCCTTCGCGAATTCCGCCTCGCGCTGCTCAACGCGCGAGAGCTTGCGCTCCACGATCCGGGGATCGTTCAGCAAAGCTTCGAAGATCGGCCACAGCTCCAGATCCGCATAGCGGTCAGGAAACTCCCGATAGTGAATTTCCTGGCGGTTGAGCTTCTGCAGCAAGGCGCTGGCGTCTGATCGCATAGGTCCGAATTCCTTCAGTCCTGCAGATCGCTAGGCGGCTTTGGTTAAGAAGCCGTTGAATAATCCGCACGCCATGACGCGGACGCGGAGCGATCACTCTGAAATGCAAGGCAATCCGCGGATGGCATACTTCCTGTGGCGGGAATGGACCTGTCGGTTTCCCTCGCGCTCTGCCACGGTTGCAGGACGTAGCGGGCAATTCCGGCCACCATCCGCGTATAAACGACCCGGCGGTGCGAATTTCCTGCCCGCCGGGCATTGGCGCGGGGGCGAGAATAGGCAAGGGTGGATCGGGCCGGCTGACTGGCCGCGCACGCCTGATCTGCCAGCCGGAGCGACATCTTGAACTTGCTGCTCATCTCTGCCCTGCCGTTTCTCGGTGCCCTGGCGGTCAGCCTGGGCGCGCGGCTGGGCCGGATGGCGCATGCGGCGATCGCCGCCGCCTTCACCCTGGCTGCGCTGCTGCCGGTGCTGGCCGCCGCGCCGGCCGTGCTCGCCGGAGGGCGGCTTTCCACCCGGATCGAATGGATTCCCCTGCTCGGCCTCAATGCGGATTATTTCCTCGATCCGCTGGGGCTGATGTTCGCCGGGCTGATCCTGGGCATCGGCCTGCTGGTGATCATCTATGCCGCCTTTTACCTCGCCGCCGGAGAGGCGACGGCGCGCTTCTTCGCCTTCCTGATGCTGTTCCAGGGGGCGATGCTGGGCATCGTCCTGTCGGACAACATCCTGCTGCTGCTGATCTATTGGGAACTGACGAGCCTTTCTTCCTTCCTGCTGATCGGCTTCTGGTCACACCTCCCCGAAGGCCGGCAGGGCGCACGCATGGCGCTGGCGGTGACGGGGGGCGGCGGGCTGGCGCTGATCGCGGGCATGCTGCTGCTCGGCCAGATTGCCGGCTCCTATGATCTCACCCGCATTCTCGCCGCGCGGGAGGTGGTTCAGGCGGCGCCGCTCTATCCGCTGGCGCTGGTGCTGATCCTGATCGGCTGCTTCGCCAAATCGGCGCAGTTCCCGTTCCACTTCTGGCTGCCGCACGCCATGGCCGCGCCCACGCCGGTCAGCGCCTATCTCCACAGCGCGACCATGGTGAAGGCCGGGGTGTTCCTGCTGGCGCGGCTGTGGCCGGTGCTTTCGGGCACCGATTTGTGGTTCTACCTCGTTGCCACCACCGGCCTCGTCACCATGCTCGCCGGGGCGGCCATCGCCCTGTTCAAGGATGATCTTAAGGCGCTGCTGGCCTATTCCACCATCAGCCATCTCGGCCTGCTGACGATGCTGTTCGGCTTTGCCACGCCCATGGCGGCGGTGATCGGCGTGTTCCACATCCTCAACCACGCCACCTTCAAGGCCGCGCTGTTCATGAACGCCGGGATCGTGGATCATGAAGTGGGCACGCGCGATGCGCGGCGGCTGGGTGGGCTGGTGCATCTGATGCCGATTGCGGCGACGCTGGGTACGATCGCCGGCCTCTCCATGGCGGGCCTGCCGCCCTTCAACGGCTTCCTGTCGAAGGAGATGATGCTGGAGGAGGCGGCGCACACGGGCTGGGCCGGGCAGGCCTGGCTGGTGCCGGTGATCGCCACCATCGCGGCGCTGCTTTCGGCCGCTTATTCCTTCCGCTTCGTGGTGCAGGTCTATTTCGGGCCGAAGCGCAGCGATTATCCGCATGCCCCGCACGATCCGGGCATCGGCCTGTGGGCGGCGCCCGCGGTGCTGGTGCTGCTGGTGGTGCTGATCGGCCTGTTCCCCGGCCTGCTCGCGGGCGGACTGGTGCGGGCCGTCTCCGGCGCGGTGATCGGCGCGGAGCCGCCCCATTTCGCCTTGAAGATGTGGCACGGGCTGACCCCTGCCCTGTTGATGAGCGCGATCGCAGTGCTGGGCGGCGCGGCGCTGCTGTGGCGCCACGCCGGTGCCGAAGCGGTGTGGCGGCGCCTGCCGATCCCCGTGGCGAAGCGCCTGTTCGACGGGGCGATGGCGCTGCTGGTGGCGGGAAGCCGCGCTGTTACCGATCGCGTGAACACCGGCTCGCTGCAGCGGACGCTGTTCGTGCTGCTGGTGGTGTCGCTCGCGCTCGGGCTGGAGGGGATCGCCACGGGCGACTACCGGCCGGGCGTGCGGGCGCCGCTCACTGCTTCGCCCGTCGTGATGCTCGCCTGGCTTGCGCTGCTGGGAGGCACGGTGGCGGTGGTGCTTTCCGAAGGGCACCGCTTCCTGTCGCTCGTCTATATCAGCGTGATCGGCCTCGTCGTCTCGCTCGGCTTCATCTACCTCTCCGCCCCCGATCTCGCGCTCACGCAGATCTCGGTGGAGGTGGTGACGATCCTTCTCCTGCTGCTGGCGCTCAACCTGCTGCCCAAGATGCCGCCGTCGGTGGATTCGGGCACGCGCCGCCTGCGCGATGCGGTGTTGGCCGTGCTCGGCGGGGGCGGGGTGGGCTGGCTCGCCTACGCCGTCATGATGCGCCAGCCGCGTGATCCGATCTCCGCCTTCCACTGGGCCGAAGCCAAGCCGGGCGGCGGCGGGACCAATGTGGTGAACGTGATTCTGGTGGATTTCCGCGGGTTCGATACCTTTGGCGAGATCATCGTGCTGGGCATTGCGGCGCTGGGCATCTTCTCCCTGCTGCAGACGGCGGTGCGCGGCACTTCCGGCCGACGGCTGATGGCGTGGATCCCCGATCTGGTCCGCTCGCCCGAACGGCACCCGATGATGCTGGTGGTCGCCAGCCGGCTGATCCTGCCGATGGCGATGGTGGTCGCGCTCTACATCTTCCTGCGCGGGCACAACATGCCGGGCGGGGGCTTCATCGCCGGGCTCGTGTTCTCCATCGCCATGCTGGTGCAATACATGGCCTCGGGCTTTGCCTGGGCGGAGGAGCGCAGGCGGATCGAACGCCATGCGCTGATCTGCTTCGGCGTGCTGATCGCGGCGGCCACGGGGCTGGGCGCGATGGCCTTCGGCCACCCCTTCCTCACCAGCGACTTCGGCTATTTCCACCTCCCACTGGTGGGCGAGGTGGAACTGGCCACGGCCATGCTGTTCGACGTGGGCGTGGCGCTGGCCGTTGTGGGCGCGGTGATGCTGGCGCTGGCGCAGCTGTCCAACGCCACGCGCCGGGCGGAGAAGCTGGAGCGGACCGAGCATCCGATGGACATCGACCCGAGCCGCACGGCAGGGGTGCAGCCATGAGCGTGGAATTCTTCGTCGCCAGCGCCATCGGCGTGCTGATGGCTGCGGGCATCTATCTGGTGCTGCGCGGCCGCACCTTCCCCGTGGTGCTGGGGCTGGCGATGCTGTCCTACGCCATTAACGCCTTCCTCTTCGCCATGGGCCGGCTGGCGGTGAACAGCCCGCCGATCTATTCGGCGGATGCCCCCGGCTACACCGACCCGCTGCCGCAGGCGCTGGTACTGACGGCCATCGTTATCTCCTTCGGCATGACCGCCTTCGTCGTCGTCCTCGCGCTGCGGTCCTATCTCGAGATCGGCACCGACCACGTCGATGGCGAGCCCGAGCGGGACGAGGCCGCCGCCAGACGCGGGGATGACGGCGCATGAACCTGATCATGGCCCCCATCCTCGTACCGGCCGTGGTCGCCGCGCTCACCGTGCTGCGCATCTCGCGCAACACGCGGCTCGGGCGCTATCTCTCGATCGGCGCCACGGTGCTGACGCTGGCGAGCGCGCTGGCGCTGTTCGCGCAGGCTTCGGGCGGCGCCATCCACACCTATCAGCTGGGCGATTGGCCCGCGCCCTTCGGCATCGTGCTGGTGCTGGACCGGCTGGCGGCGCTGATGGTGCTGCTCACCAGCCTGCTGGCGCTGGCGGTGCTGGCCCATGCGGTGCTGACCGGGCTGGACCGGCGGGGGTGGCATTTCCACCCGCTGTTCCAGTTCCAGCTGCTGGGGCTCAACGGCGCCTTCCTCACCGGCGATCTGTTCAACCTGTTCGTGTTCTTCGAAGTGCTGCTGATCGCCTCCTACGGGCTGCTGCTCCACGGGCAGGGGGCGCAGCGGCTGCAGGCGGGCGTGCAATATGTGGTGGTGAATCTCGTCGGCTCGATCCTGTTCCTGATCGCGGTCGGCATTCTCTACGGCGTCACCGGCACGCTCAATATGGCCGACATGGCGCTGCGCATCGCGCAGGCTCCCGCGGGGGACCAGCCGCTGATCCGCGTGGGTGCGCAATTGCTCACTGCTGTCTTCGCGCTCAAGGCCGCGCTGCTGCCGCTCCACCTCTGGCTTCCGCGCGCCTATTCCAGCACGTCCGCCCCCGTGGCGGCGCTGTTCGCCATCCTGACCAAGGTCGGCGTCTATTCCATCCTCCGGGTCACCACGCTGGTGTTCGGCGCGGAGGCGGGCGTGGTCGCCTGGGCCCCGTCAGGCTGGATGCTCCCGGCCGCGCTGCTGAGCCTGCTGGCGGGCTTCATCGGCGTGCTGGCCGCGCGGCGCCTGCGCGTGCTTGCCGCCTTCGGAGTGATCGGATCGACCGGCACGCTGCTGGCTGCGGTGGCGCCGTTCGATCGCGCCTCCACCGTTGCGGCGCTCTATTACCTGCCCCATTCCGTGCTGGCGGGTGCACTGATGTTCCTCACCGCGGACCTGATCGGTCGCGCGCGGGCGGAGGAGGATGACCGGCTCGTCCCCGGGCGGCCCTTCGCGCGGGAGGGGCAGCTGTCGCTGCTGTTCCTGCTCGCCGCGATCGCGCTGGCCGGCCTGCCGCCGCTCTCGGGCTTCGTGGGCAAGCTGCTGATCCTCTCGGCAACCGCGGTCCTGCCCGCCGCGCCATGGATCTGGGCGGCGATCCTGCTTTCCACCTTCCTCGCCATGCTGGGCCTCGCCCGCGCCGGCAGCGTGCTGTTCTGGAAGCGCGCGGGCGGGGAAGCGAGTGAACGCCCGCGCGGCAAGGCCATTCCCACCGCTCCCGCCTGGGGCGTGGTGGTGCTGATCGGGCTGTTGACGGCGCTGGCCGGCCCGGCCACCCGCTATGCCGAAGCCACGGCGGGGCAGCTGTTCGCGCCGCAGGCCTATATCGCGGCGGTGCTGGGTATTGAAAGGACGGCCCCCTGATGCGCAGGCTCTTCCCCCACCCCGGGCTCAGCGGCATGCTGGTGATCGTCTGGCTGCTGCTGGCGAATGGTCTGTCCGTGGGCGGCGTGCTGATGGCGCTGGCGGTGGGCGTGCTGGTGCCGCTGTTCACCTCCCCTTATTGGAGCGCCAAGCCCCGCCTGCGCTTCGGCTGGGCGATGGTGGATTATCTCGCGATCGTGACGTGGGATATCGTGGTGGCCAATTTCCAGGTCGCCTGGCTGATCCTGTTCCGCCGCAATCGCGATCTGCGCGCCTGCTGGCTGGCGATCCCGCTGGACGTGCGCCAGCCGGAGGCGATCACCACGCTGGCCGGCACGATCAGCCTCACCCCCGGTACCGTGACGGCCGATGTTTCGGCAGATGGCCGCATGCTGCTGGTCCATGCGCTGGACCTCGCCGACCGGGATGCGGAGATCGCCCGCATCAAATCCCGCTACGAAGCCCGCCTGATGAGGATTTATAAATGATCGCCCTTGCGCTCTCTGCCGGCTTCACGATGATCGCCGCGGCGATCGCGCTGAACGCCTGGCGGCTGTTCGCCGGCCCGACGCGGGGGGATCGTATCCTGGCGCTCGACACGATGATCATCAACGCGATCGCGCTGATCGTGCTGTTCGGGATCTATGAGCGGACGGCCTTCTATTTCGAAGCGGCGCTGCTGCTGGCCATGGTCGGCTTCGTGGGAACGGTGGCCTATGCCAAGTTCCTGCTGCGCGGCGACATCGTGGAATAGGTATGCTGGAGCAGATCGCCGACATCGTCATTTCGATCCTTATCCTCGCCGGGGGCGCCTTCGCGCTGATCGGATCCTGGGGCCTGGTCCGGCTGCCTTCGCTGATGACGCGGCTGCACGGGCCGACCAAGGCAACGACGCTGGGCGTGGGCGGAACGCTGGCCGCATCCATGCTGTTCTTCCCCGTGCATGTGGGACACTTTTCCGCGCACGAGCTGCTGATCGCGCTGTTCCTGTTCATCGCTGCGCCGATCACCGCCAATATGGTCGCCAAGGCCCATCTGCACCGGCAGGGCAGTCGGATCGACCCGAACCCTGCCGATGAAATTGCCGAGGGGCTTCCCCATCCGAATGCCTGGGCGACCTTCTGCAAGGCGCCGGAGCAGGATCTTCCGGGCGACCTGCAGCCGCGCGATTGACCGCGCGTCCGGGCCGGGCACGGCTATTGCGCGGAGGCCGCGTCCTGCCAGCCGAGGCCGAGCGCCTTTTGCAGCGTCACGAAATCGGCCGTCAGCTGGGCGCGGGCGGCGATCAGCTGCTGCTCCGCATTGTTCTGGGCCAGCTGCGCGTTCAGCAGTTCGGGCAGGGCTGCCACGCCGTGTTCCTGCCGCTGCCGGGTAAGCTCGGCAATGCGCCCGGCGCTGGCGGTGGCACGCGCGGCCATGGCCACGGCCTCGCGGCTGGCGCGGAAGTTTGCCAGCGCATCCTCGACATCGCGCAGCGCGCCCAGCACGGTGCTGCGATACTGCGCCTCTGCCTGATCGCGGCGGGCGGTGGCCTGGCCAACCTGTGCCTTGCCCCGCCCAAAATCGAGGAAGTTCCACTGCAGCATCGGTGCGGCGATGGCGGTGAAATCGTCGAGCCTGCTCAGATCGTCCAGATGGGTGCCGCCAATGCCCAGAATGCCGAAGAAGCTGAGCCGCGGGAGGAGAGCGGCCTTCTGCAGCCCGATCCGCGCGCTCTGCGCCGCCAGCTGGCGCTCCGCCGCGCGGATGTCGGGACGACGCGCGAACAGCGCCGCTGGGTCGCCTACGGCGACGCTGGCGGGCGGCAGCGGAATGTCGGCGGGGGTGGCGATCAGCGCGTCCACCGCGCCCGGCACTTCGCCCGCCAGAATGGCCAGCGCATTGGCGAATCCATCGGCTTCGGCGCGCAGCGGAGCGAGCTGCTGCTGCGCCTGTGCGAGGGCGGACTTGGCCTGTTGCACCTCCACCTCGGTGCCCGTGCCGAGATCGAAGCGCTGCTGCTGGAGGTCGACCAGGCGCGAACGCTGCTCCACCGCCTGCCGGGCGAGGCCGATGGCCTGCTGGCGCGCGCGGAGGGCGAGATAGGCCTCCGCCACCGCAGAGGTGAGGCTTACCCGCGCATCATCGGCATTGGCTTCTGCGGCACCCAGGTCCGCCCGGGCTGCCTCGTCCCGCCGGCGGGCGCCGCCGAACAGATCGACTTCCCATGAGGCGTTGAGGCCGAGGTTGTAGAAATTGGTCGAACTGGTGCCGCTGTCGCCGCGCTGATCGTCACCATTCCCCTGATCGCTGCCGTCATCCTCGCCCA is a window from the Altererythrobacter sp. B11 genome containing:
- a CDS encoding K+/H+ antiporter subunit F; translated protein: MIALALSAGFTMIAAAIALNAWRLFAGPTRGDRILALDTMIINAIALIVLFGIYERTAFYFEAALLLAMVGFVGTVAYAKFLLRGDIVE
- a CDS encoding efflux transporter outer membrane subunit → MTATPLRKSLAPAALLLLGACTVGPDYDGPPAISSASGQAPAAFARAGADADLAAPRLAEWWTVLDDPVLDRLEQQALAGSPDLALARARVDEARAALGLSRAERMPSISTMASAAHIRVPGIDLGEDDGSDQGNGDDQRGDSGTSSTNFYNLGLNASWEVDLFGGARRRDEAARADLGAAEANADDARVSLTSAVAEAYLALRARQQAIGLARQAVEQRSRLVDLQQQRFDLGTGTEVEVQQAKSALAQAQQQLAPLRAEADGFANALAILAGEVPGAVDALIATPADIPLPPASVAVGDPAALFARRPDIRAAERQLAAQSARIGLQKAALLPRLSFFGILGIGGTHLDDLSRLDDFTAIAAPMLQWNFLDFGRGKAQVGQATARRDQAEAQYRSTVLGALRDVEDALANFRASREAVAMAARATASAGRIAELTRQRQEHGVAALPELLNAQLAQNNAEQQLIAARAQLTADFVTLQKALGLGWQDAASAQ
- a CDS encoding Na+/H+ antiporter subunit G, which produces MLEQIADIVISILILAGGAFALIGSWGLVRLPSLMTRLHGPTKATTLGVGGTLAASMLFFPVHVGHFSAHELLIALFLFIAAPITANMVAKAHLHRQGSRIDPNPADEIAEGLPHPNAWATFCKAPEQDLPGDLQPRD
- a CDS encoding monovalent cation/H+ antiporter subunit D is translated as MNLIMAPILVPAVVAALTVLRISRNTRLGRYLSIGATVLTLASALALFAQASGGAIHTYQLGDWPAPFGIVLVLDRLAALMVLLTSLLALAVLAHAVLTGLDRRGWHFHPLFQFQLLGLNGAFLTGDLFNLFVFFEVLLIASYGLLLHGQGAQRLQAGVQYVVVNLVGSILFLIAVGILYGVTGTLNMADMALRIAQAPAGDQPLIRVGAQLLTAVFALKAALLPLHLWLPRAYSSTSAPVAALFAILTKVGVYSILRVTTLVFGAEAGVVAWAPSGWMLPAALLSLLAGFIGVLAARRLRVLAAFGVIGSTGTLLAAVAPFDRASTVAALYYLPHSVLAGALMFLTADLIGRARAEEDDRLVPGRPFAREGQLSLLFLLAAIALAGLPPLSGFVGKLLILSATAVLPAAPWIWAAILLSTFLAMLGLARAGSVLFWKRAGGEASERPRGKAIPTAPAWGVVVLIGLLTALAGPATRYAEATAGQLFAPQAYIAAVLGIERTAP
- a CDS encoding cellulose synthase operon protein YhjQ/BcsQ, whose product is MTVILCHAAKGGVGTTFLAAQLALGAARRGRRVTAVDLTGQDSLKLHFGLLPNQFLPGFLTATREPLAIADVNLIDGYDEQRDPADTAAAVQELCNGSANEVVIVDIAAGDRALFDLLLPDADLHLSALLPEPASLASLTRLAREVPVSKMEKTALVLNQLEDRRKLSRHTHRFIREVFGDQLIATVRRDEAVPEALATFETLAKSAPQSVVLPDLEALADAVLARCDAPIVELDGAAGMDGHTAQRAG
- a CDS encoding Na+/H+ antiporter subunit C, with product MSVEFFVASAIGVLMAAGIYLVLRGRTFPVVLGLAMLSYAINAFLFAMGRLAVNSPPIYSADAPGYTDPLPQALVLTAIVISFGMTAFVVVLALRSYLEIGTDHVDGEPERDEAAARRGDDGA
- a CDS encoding Na+/H+ antiporter subunit E: MRRLFPHPGLSGMLVIVWLLLANGLSVGGVLMALAVGVLVPLFTSPYWSAKPRLRFGWAMVDYLAIVTWDIVVANFQVAWLILFRRNRDLRACWLAIPLDVRQPEAITTLAGTISLTPGTVTADVSADGRMLLVHALDLADRDAEIARIKSRYEARLMRIYK
- a CDS encoding monovalent cation/H+ antiporter subunit A; translation: MNLLLISALPFLGALAVSLGARLGRMAHAAIAAAFTLAALLPVLAAAPAVLAGGRLSTRIEWIPLLGLNADYFLDPLGLMFAGLILGIGLLVIIYAAFYLAAGEATARFFAFLMLFQGAMLGIVLSDNILLLLIYWELTSLSSFLLIGFWSHLPEGRQGARMALAVTGGGGLALIAGMLLLGQIAGSYDLTRILAAREVVQAAPLYPLALVLILIGCFAKSAQFPFHFWLPHAMAAPTPVSAYLHSATMVKAGVFLLARLWPVLSGTDLWFYLVATTGLVTMLAGAAIALFKDDLKALLAYSTISHLGLLTMLFGFATPMAAVIGVFHILNHATFKAALFMNAGIVDHEVGTRDARRLGGLVHLMPIAATLGTIAGLSMAGLPPFNGFLSKEMMLEEAAHTGWAGQAWLVPVIATIAALLSAAYSFRFVVQVYFGPKRSDYPHAPHDPGIGLWAAPAVLVLLVVLIGLFPGLLAGGLVRAVSGAVIGAEPPHFALKMWHGLTPALLMSAIAVLGGAALLWRHAGAEAVWRRLPIPVAKRLFDGAMALLVAGSRAVTDRVNTGSLQRTLFVLLVVSLALGLEGIATGDYRPGVRAPLTASPVVMLAWLALLGGTVAVVLSEGHRFLSLVYISVIGLVVSLGFIYLSAPDLALTQISVEVVTILLLLLALNLLPKMPPSVDSGTRRLRDAVLAVLGGGGVGWLAYAVMMRQPRDPISAFHWAEAKPGGGGTNVVNVILVDFRGFDTFGEIIVLGIAALGIFSLLQTAVRGTSGRRLMAWIPDLVRSPERHPMMLVVASRLILPMAMVVALYIFLRGHNMPGGGFIAGLVFSIAMLVQYMASGFAWAEERRRIERHALICFGVLIAAATGLGAMAFGHPFLTSDFGYFHLPLVGEVELATAMLFDVGVALAVVGAVMLALAQLSNATRRAEKLERTEHPMDIDPSRTAGVQP